The window AATGCCGGAAAGCGTCTGATAGAAGCTGCCGACTATGTATCTGAAATAAAAGCCGTAAAACATCCGTATCAAAAAGGCATTTCAGCCCGAAAGGGAATTGAATTTTAGGGTAACAGTTACTTTTGCAAGGTTTTACGGTACATATTCATGTATTCGTGGGCTGATTTTTCCCAACTGAAATCTGAACGCATACCTCTTTGAACAAGAAGGCTCCAGATATCTTTTTTGTTGTAATAAAAATCTACCGCGCGCCTGATTGTGTCCAGCATATCGTGGGCATTGTAATTTGTAAAAGTAAAACCGTTACCTTCCCCCGTAGTCTCGTTGTATGAAAAGACGGTATCATTAAGACCGCCGGTTTCACGGACTATGGGAACAGCTCCATAGCGGAAACTGAAAATCTGGCCAAGACCGCAGGGCTCAAACAAGGAAGGCATAAGAAACATATCAGATGCTGCATAAATTCTCTGAGCCAGAGTATCACTAAAGGTTATATTTGCTGAAACCTTGTCCTTATGCCAATATGCTGCATTCTCAAAAATGTATTTGTAATGCTCATCGCCTTTACCCAAAATGATAAGCTGAATATCCATTTGCAGAATTTCTTCAAGCACACGTTCAATAAGGTCAAACCCTTTTTGAGAGGTGAGTCTTGAAATAATACTGATTACAGGTACTTCCGGCTTTATTGGGAGGCCTAAATCCTGTTGCAGTCTTCGTTTGTTTTCGTACTTTTGTGATATTTTGTCAGCCGAGTACGTAGCATACAATCTGGCATCATTTTCAGGGTTATTTCTTTCGTAATCTATACCGTTCAAAATTCCGTATAAATCATTTGAACGACTGATTAATACACCATTTAATCCCTCACCGTAAAAGTTATTTTTTATTTCATCAGCGTAAGTAGGGCTTACAGTACTTATTGAGTCCGAATAAACAAGGCCGGCTTTCAAAAAGTTTACACTTCCGTTAAATTCAATTCCTTCTGAGGTAAAGTAGCTCCAATCCAACCCAAGCAGGTTTGAAAGCACTTCTTTAGGGAAGATACCCTGATATTTGAGATTGTGTATGGTAAATATGGTTTTAATATTTTTATAAAAGGGATTACTTTTGTATGCGGCTTTTAATAGAAGACTTACAACTCCCGTCTGCCAATCATTACAATGTATAATATCAGCCTTGAACCCTATAAAAGGAAGCAATTCTAATAGTGCCTTGCTGAAAAAAGTAAACTGTTCTGCCTGATCAAAATCCCCATAGAGTTCCGGCCTGTTAAAGTAATATTCATTATCAAGAAAATAATATGTTATTCCGTCATATTTTAATCTAAAAATACCGCAATACTGATGTCTCCAGGATACATCTGCATAAATGAAGCCCAGATATTCCATTTGTGACTTATACTCCTCAGAGATTGCGTTGTATTTAGGCATTACTACACGAATATCACAGCCCAGTTTTGACAGAGCTTTTGGAAGAGAACCGGCAACATCGCCAAGGCCTCCGGTTTTTGCAAAAGGGAATACTTCTGAAGAAGCAAACAAAATATTTATGTTATTCACCTTGTTACCTCCTGTAAATGCTAGTGGTATAAATTTTCCAGATACTTAAAGTCTAACAGAAAATGTTTCAACCTACAACAAACAGGGAATAAAGTAATCATAAAAATGTTGATTGACACAATAAGGAGGTTAGATTATTCTTGTATTAAATATTTTGACAGTAATATGAACGGAGGGTAGTAAAATGCAATTCAAAACAAGAGGTACATGTTCAAGTCAGATAAGTTTTGATATTGAAGAAGGAAAATTAAAAAATGTTCGGTTTAGCAAAGGATGTTCAGGAAATCTTCAGGGCATCAGTTCTCTGGTTGAGGGTATGCCGGCAGATGAAGTAATTGCAAAGTTAAAAGGGATTGACTGTCAGGGAAAAGGTACTTCCTGTCCTGACCAGTTGGCTTGTGCCATTGAATCGGTCTTAAAAACACAGCAGGCAGTATGATATAAATTTAAATTATCATAAACCTATCTATCAATTTTAAATGTAAAGTCGTATAATGTTAATAATAGGTTTTTATTATCCATTATTTATAATCTAAATTACATACTTTATGAAGGAGGCTTTAACAATGGATTTAAAGGATTTACTCAAAAAGAATAAAAAGAAATCAACTAAAAAGCAGGCTGCTAAAAATGTTGCAATAGGTGCTGGAATAGGAACAGCAGTAGGTGTAGCCGCCGGAGTACTTTTAGCTCCCAAATCAGGAAAAGAAACAAGGGATGATATAGCTAAAGTAACAAAGGACACACTGGATAATGTTAAGGATGGCTTGAATACTGCAAAAGAGAAGATAGAAGATCTTATAAAAAAGGAAAAGGATTGCTGCTGTTGTACTGAAAACGAAGCTGCTGAAGAATGTGTATGCACTGAGGAAGAAAAGGCTGAATAAAAGCTTTTATACACGAAAGGAAGTTTACATATGTCTATTACTTTAGACCTGAGTGTTGTGGCATGGTTCATATTATTTTGTATAGCTGTTATAATAGGGGTACTTTTAATAATCGTTTTAAGAAATTGCTTAAAGATTACTGATAGGGTTAACAAAATTCTAGATGACAATGCTGACTCAGTGGGAAAGACACTGGAAGTTTTACCTAGCACTGTGGCAAATATAGATGAGCTGGCAAAAAGTGCAAAAGGGACTTTAGATAAAGCTACTTCAGTAGTAACAACAGTTGAGGATTCGGTATCTGAGACCATAGATTCGTTTTCTTTTAATGCTGAAAACATATTGAATATTATTAATATTGCAAGTTCTGTAGTTAAATCTATTATCAGTTCATTTTCTTCAAAGCACTAGTTCTGGCACAATGACTTTTAAGGGCACTCAAAGAAATATTTTTGAGTGCCCTTTATTATTAAACTAATAACTAATTTATTGTAAAAGCAAGTATTGTGTGATATTATTTACTTACAAATTCCTACCAATTAGTTGCATATTTTTACTAAAGAATTCAAATAACGTTACGAGGTGAAATACTGTGGATGGAAACATAAGGCTAAGTGCTACAGTTATAAGTTGTATGGGCAGCAGCTCAAACAAAGACGATTTTTATTTCAACGGCAGCTTCTCGAATTGCCATAATACACAGAGTATTCAGTGTTCTTTTGAAAAATCCTCAAGTAACTTCGTTTTTGCTGTTTCAGATTCTATGGGAGTTGATAATGGTGAAACGGATAGTATATCTGCTGTAAGAGAAATAAAAAGATATCACGAAACTGCCAAAAAGCAGCATTTTTCTCTTGAAGCTATTACCGAAAAAATATATGAGGCAGTTCAGCTTTCCAGTAATTTAATATATAGTAAATCCGTTATATCCAGCCAGAACAACCCAATATTAACAGGCTTTTCTTCGTTAATTATTGAAAACAACAGGGCTGTGATAATGAACCTTGGTAATAATGGCGCTTTTCTGTTCAGACACGGACTTCAAAAAGATATTTTTTCAAATGGCGAAAGCAGAAAAAACGAAAAGCTTAAATCACTTGGGATAACCCCAAACACCACAGAGTTATATAATGATACCGATAAGATTCTAAAAATAGCAGAGCAGGAATCTAAAACAAAAATAAAGCTATCCTCCAGCATAAATATAGAAGAAGGCGATGTCATTCTCCTATGCAGTGACGGAATTTTAAACAATTTAAACAGAAGCAGGATTGAAGCAGTTATTGATTCGGGCTTAGACCCTCAAAAAATGGCCAGTGTTCTTTTTCAGGAAGCATTCAAGAACGATATGGATGAAAGCTTAACACTTATGGTTGCTAAAGTTGAAGAGATAAGAAACATATCTTATGTACCTGTTCGAAAAATGGAAACCTTTGATATGGATGAAGATGAGGACGAAGACGAAATGTCCGATGAGCCGGACAAAAGCCATAATGCTGTTAACTATATATTGGGATTTATATGTGTTTTGATAATATCAGGAGTTTTATTTATGGGCTATCTCATAATTAGCAGCAAGGGCCTGTTTGCTTCTGACGGTAAGCAGGGGAATCCCACACAGTCAACCCAGACGGCAGCAAATACCACAGGCACACCGTTAGCTGCTGCAAATAGTACCGCAACAGCTTCGAACTCTCAATCGGTACCATCTAAAGATAGCGATAGTAAGGACATTGACAATAATGACAGTGACAGTAAGGTCAGCGATAAAAACGTTGATGATGGCAAGGTCTCGGATACAAAAACAGAACCTGTAAAACCTTCTAAACCTTCGGTTACAAAGTCTGAAACTAAACCCTCTAAAACTTCTGGCACTAAGTCAGAAACTGAACCATCCAAACCTTCCGGCACAAAGTCAGAAACTAATGAATATACGGTACACGTGGTTCAAAAAGGAGAGACTCTAAGCTCTATTAGCACCAAATATTACGGAACACCGTCAAAGTATACTGAAATATTAAAATTTAACAATATGAAAAATCCAAACAGCATTAACATTGGTGATGAATTGAAAATACCAAAAACAAAATAATGCATGAAATAAGAGGGAACAACCTGCGGTATAGGTTGCTCCCTTATTTTTTTATGTTAAAAAGGTTACAAAGCTGTTGGTTGTAAAATTATCCATACGAAAATAAAATAGTTATATAAAATATGGAACTTGAAAAATTTTATTGCGTCTAAGTTTTTGGTAGGATTTACATGCATTAAAATCAAATAAAAAACAAGAGGTGATTGTATTGAAAAAATTTATTTCAATGTTATTGGTGGTTGCTATATTAGCTGCTTTTATGATTCCTGTAATGGCAGCCGATAGTTCAACACAGGTAGACAAAGAGCTGCAAAACGCTATTAAGTTTGTAAAATCAAAGATTGACATTCCAAAAGAGTGCACTAAATTCAATTACAATATTTACAACAGAAATGACCAAATTGTATGGAGTCTTGGCTGGACTGATACGGAGTCACAAAAGAGTATTAATGTACAGGTAAATGAAGACAATTTTATATCATCCTACAATTCCTATGATAACCTGCAAAATGATAGTAAAAAAATACCTAAGTTCTCAAAAGAACAGGCAAATAAAGTAGCAGACGATTTTATAAACCATATGGATTCTACACTTCCGGGTAAGTTCAAACTTAATGACACAACTGCTAATGATTATAACGGAGGATATAGTGTTAACTATATCAGACAAGAAAACGGTATTAAGTTTAAGACTAACTTTATTAACGTAATAGTTAATTCGTATACCGGAAAAGTAACGGGGTATACATGTAATTACTCAAAAAACACAAAGTTTGAAGATGCTTCAAAGATAATAAGTCTCAATCAGGCTCAAAAGGCATTTGCTGAAAAACTTGGACTCAAACTTGTATACAAGGTTAAAACTGAGAAAGATAAGCCTGTAACATATCTTGTATATGTTCCAAAGACAACCAATAAGTACATAGATGCTATTACAGGAGACATTGAAACTTCAAATAGCAGAATGTATGAATACGGTGAGAGTGCCCTGGCAGAGAAAATGGCTGTGATGGATGCTGCAGGAGTAGTTTCCAATATTGCGCTTACCCCTGACGAACTGGATGCGGTAAACGGTATATCCAACCTTATTACAAAGGATGAAGCTGACAAGAAATTGCGCTCGATAGGCAACTTGAATCTTGACAGTTCATATAAATTGACAAATTCCTACTTAGGAAAAGATTGGAGAAACAGCAATTCACTTGCATGGACTTTGTCCTATTCTAAAGTATTGGACGAAAGTAAGAAGCTGACAAAATCAGTTCAGATTACTATAGATGCAAGAACAGGAGCGTTTATAGAATTCTGGAGCGATAATATGGCATCAGCAGGTGCTGTTCCTCAAAAGTCAGCAGAACAGGCAAAAGCAATATGTGACGAAGCATTAAAAACACTTTTGCCGGATGTTTATGCAAAAGTTAAATATGATAATTCTAATGTAACAAAGGATTCAAAGCTTGAAAACTCATATTCCTTCAGATATGTAAGAAACGAAAACGGATTGGAGTGTCCTGATAACTATATCTCTATTTCCTATGATAATCTGTTAGGAGAGATAAGAAGTTTTTATACTTACTGGGGAAAGGATTTGAAGTTTGCTGATCCTAAAAATGTAATATCGGTTGAAGAAGCAAATAAGGTATTGTTTAACAAAATTGGGTATGGAATACAATATATACCCGGTGATTCCGATTCAGATGATGATGTAAACATGGATTATAAACTTGGTGTATTAAATACTAAAAATGCTGTTCTGGGATATTTTTCAGACAGTTCAAAACCATGTAATATCAGTGCTGTTAACGGAGACATTCTGGATAATTCCGGTGAGGTATACAAAGACAACAAGATTGCTGACTATTTAGATATAAATGGAGTAAAAGCAGCTGATAAGGTAAGAGTATTGACACAGATGGGTATAAGATACGTTGAGGATGACCTTAAACCGACTAATTCACTGTTGCAAAAGGATTATTTTATTCTGCTTTCAAGATTGAACGATTTTTATTACATTGACAGATCAAGTAATGATGACAAAATGATTGAAAATATGTACAGCCAATTGATTAATCAAGGTATTATAACAAAGGAGGATAAAGCTCCGCTTTCAGTGATTACCAGAGAGGATGCAGCCAAGTATTTTATCAAATTCAAGGGTTTAAGTGATGTTGCTGAATTAAAAGGCATTTACAAAAGCAGTTTCAAAGATGCAAATAAAATAAACCCAAATCTTGTAGGATATGTGTGCCTTGCTACAGGGTTTAAAGCAATGAACGGCAGCAACGGAAACTTTATGCCAAAAAACAAAATGACAAGGTTGGATGGACTTATGACTATATACAACTTTTTGGCTGCTAAATAAATAAAAATACAAAAAAAAAGAGGGGACTGGCAAAATTGCCAGTCCCTTAAATAATAGGGATTTATCAAAAATATAGAAATAAGCATTAAAAATAACATGAATTAATACTCATGTTCATGTATAATTATACAACGATTAAAAACATAATTCAAGTAAAATTTTAATAATTTACCATAATAAATCACTAAAACAAAAATTACCAGAAAATGTAACAAATACTTTCTATTTTTATTTGACTATATTCTTTATGAAAGATAAAATTAAGGAAAATACATAAAATAAATACATGGAGGTATATAAAAAATGCTTACACACATTGTTTTATTCAAATTAAATGACAAGAGTGAAGAAACCATTCTAAAAACAAAAAACCTATTGCTTGGATTAAAGGAACAAATACCTTGTTTGAAATTTATAGAAGTTGGAGTAGACATTGTTCATTCTGAAAGGTCATATGATATAGCACTTTACACCAAGTTTGATTCAATGGCGGACATGGAGACGTATCAGGTTCATCCTGCACATCTTAAAGTCCTTGAGCATATAAAGCTTGTTAAGGAAGCAGCTGTTGCCATAGACTATGAAAGTTAAACAACTGCTGATTAATTAACTGATTAATTATGGGAGAAAAGAAATGAAAAAATATATTGCAACAGTTTTAGCATTGACAATTACTGCAGCGGTTGCTACAGGATGCGGGGTGAACAAATACTACTCGGGAAATAAGCATGCAAACTCAACAAACAGTACACCAGTAACTACTGCTACTCCTTCAAAGGCAGCTGTAGCTACACAAGCTCAAGCTGATAACTCTCAAAAACCCGAACCGATAAAAATTGACTATAATAAGGTTAAGCCCAACGAAGCGGGGCAAATAATGGTTGTTATGTTTCATAACTTTGTGGAAACATACCCAAAGGGGAAAAACGAATACACAACAACTTTTGCAGAATTTGAAAGCTTGCTGGACGAACTATACCAAAAAAATTACAGGCTCGTAAGCCTTGAAGACATGTTAAACAATAATATAGACGTCCCGGCAGGTTGTATTCCTATGGTTTTCACTTTTGACGACGGGACAGCAGGTCAATTTAATCTTGTTGAGCAGGACGGACAGCTTAAAGCAAACCCAAAGTCAGCGGTTGGTATAATGGAGGCATTTAACAGTAAACATCCTGATTTCGGATTGAAAGGTACATTCTATGTGAACCTTGGAGCAGAAACTTTTAAGGGTGGGGGGACAGTTCAGGATAGACTAAAATATTTGATTGATAAGGGTTTTGAAATAGGAAATCATACCAAGAGCCACGTATCATTGCCTGGTGTTAAAACTGCGGCAAAAATGCTTGAGGAAGTCGGGGGAAATCAGAAATTAATGGAAGAGTATGTACCCGGATACAAGTTTAAAGCATTTTCATTGCCATTCGGAAATGCGTCAAAGAGTTTAAAGGACTATGTTATTCAGGGTAACTACCAAGGTACGGAGTATAAACATAACTCCATAGTACTCGTAGGTGCAAATCCATCTCCATCACCCGTTTCGCCAAAGTTCAATCCTTTTGCTGTTCCAAGAGTAAGGTCTACGGGACAGGAGAAGGTGGACTGTGACCTTGCATGGTGGCTCAATGCCATGGAAAAAGGAAGTTCACAATATGTTAGTGACGGTAATGAGGCTACAGTGGTAGTCCCTGAATCAAAAAAGCAAAATGTTGATACTGCAAAACTAAACGGCAAGCAGTTGATTACCTACTAAAAGAATAGAATAGCTATAATTGATAAAAGCTGTCGGGCATTATGTCCGGCAGCTTTTTGCATGGAATAGGGTATAAAATTTGACTTGCCAAACCATACTTTATATAAATATTTATTACTTTATTTCCCTTGCTATATAAGCGATTAACTGGGCAAATACCCTTGATTTCCTTAGGGTTATGTATCTTAGCCAACTATAGACCAGATTTACAATAAAATACCAAATGTAGTATAATAGATGTAAATATATGGATAATATCTGCTGCTGTGTCACATAGAGAAGGAGTGAATAATTAATGGGTCAAAAACAAGTAAGAAAGATACAAACAGATATAGACGTAAAAAGAAAATCTGTAAAACAAGTGGTGCTTCATTTAAAGAAAAAGATTACTTCCGAATATATGGGGAGTGAGTATATAAAGGAATGGCTATTACAAATAGAAGAAATACTTGCAAAGGATGAATTTGATGTAAAGGAATATATTAAAGCAAGAAAGGAGCTGAATGACATAATAGAAAGAACCCTGGACGAGCAAATGAGGTTTAAACTCAGGGATTCATGGTTTAGTTTGGGTAGAGCGCTGGAAAAGAAGGTGAAAATTAACTAAACATATCAGTACTAAAGATAAATCGGAGGTGAAAATGTTTAGAAAAAGACGCAAATTAATTGCTCGCAAGGAAATGGAAGTAATAGACGTAATTAAAAGGGATATAGAAACGGAGTTATTAAAAAAAGGAGTACGTGTATCGTGTATGAATTTAAACATAAATTCGGACAGAATATCCATGAATATCTTACTTAACAGCAGCAGAAGGCTGGCATAGCCTATTATTGATATCGACAAATCGAAGTAGTAGGGGACAAGACAAGTTCTTTATTGACATAATATTGGAACTATAATATAATCTAATTTACAAATTAAACAAGCGCTTTCACTCATTACCGGATGAGTGACTATAAGGCATTCAAGACTTAATCGTAGGTACGGTGTTTCGACACTATAAGATTTAGTTTTGGATGCCTATTTTGTTGGAAAGGAAGAAGTATGGATATTAAAGTGTACGAACAATTACCAGAGGATACAAAATACATCCGCAGAAACGTGTTTATTGAGGAGCAAGGATTTGAAAACGAATTTGATGATATTGATGATATGTCTACACATATTTTGATATATGAATCATCTGATCCCGTTGCTACTTGCAGGCTTTATTATAATGATGAAAGGCAAAACTATGTCATAGGACGTATTGCAGTTCTGAAGAAATTTAGAGGGAAGAATTATGGAGATGAGTTGATTAAAATGGCAGAACAAGAAATTGTAAAAATGCAAGGGAAAACTGTCCATTTAGCAGCACAAGTCAGAGTATCTGCGTTTTATAAGAAAAATGGTTATATTGCATTGGACGAAGTTCATATTGATGAAGGATGCATGTCCTTCAAAGCAAGATGCTGCAGATGTAATTTATATAGTGCTAGGTTAATATGGATCTTCTGCTTTTGAATGAGCAAAAGCCTGAATGTAGTCTTTTGATAAAATGCACATAATACTGTATGATATATTTAACAACCTATGGAGAAATACGATGAATAGTAAAAAAATGCTGGCGGAGTCGCTAGAGAAACTGCTGATGAAAAAGAACCTTGATGACATTCCGGTCAGTGAAATTGTAGTAGGAACATCTCTCTCCCGTAAGACCTTCTACCGTCACTTTAGAGATAAATATGACCTTGCAAGCTGGTACTTTGCCCAATTTTACGAAGCCAGTTTTGGTCGTATAACGACTGGACTTACTTGGGAGGAGGCATTATTGCACTATCTCGACATTTATCAGGAAAAATATATTGTCTTAAAAAATGCTTATGCAAGCCGTGATGTTAACGGCCTTCGTGCTTATGATATTTCAGTTACGAAAAAAACATATGAGAAATATTTGACAATTAAGGGTGCTGATATCAATTCAGAGACAATGCGCTTTGCAATAGATATAGCTTCTTGTGGTGGTACTGACATGGTTATCAAGTGGCTGCTTAGCGGAATGAAAATGGAAAAGGGCAAACTGGTCTGCTTACTTAAACAAACTTTACCAAACGATATTTTAAAATATATTGATTGATAGAAAGTCACAAAATGACACATATGTGACTTTTTGTGACTTTACCTTTACTGATTCCTCTATTACAATTAAATAAAACTAAATTATGCAAAAGTTATGAAAGGAAGAAGTAGGTCAGTTTTAATCATTCAGAGAGCATCTGGTTGGTGAGAAGGTGCAGATGAACTGGTTCGAATACATCCTGGAGCTGCTACCTGAATTGATAGTAGGGTCTGATGGGTACGCCCGATACAGCGTGTGAGTGTCTTTGCACTCGATGAGGGGAATTTTGTGAAGAATTTCCGAGTCAGAGGTGGTATCGCAATGTCTGCCCTCTGTTCCAATTGGAGCAGGGGGTATTTATATTTTAAGCATTTGGAAAAGGAGATGTTATAATGAAAATTTACGATGAACTTGTAGCCCGTGGCTTAATTGCCCAAGTTACCGACGAAGAAGAAATTAGAGAACTTATTAATAGTGGCAAAGCAACATTTTATATCGGATTCGATCCAACTGCGGATTCTTTGCATGTTGGCCATTTTATGGCACTATGCCTTATGAAACGCTTGCAGATGGCTGGAAACAAACCTGTAGTCCTTTTAGGCGGCGGAACTGGCTACATCGGTGACCCGTCCGGCCGTACTGACTTGCGTTCTATGATGACACCTGAGACAATTCAGCATAATTGCGATTGCTTTAAGAAACAGATGGAAAGATTCATTGAATTCGGTGATGACAAGGCAATTATGGTTAACAATGCAGACTGGCTCTTAAAGCTGAATTACATTGAATTACTTCGTGATGTAGGAGCTCACTTCTCTGTAAATAATATGTTACGTGCAGAATGTTATAAGCAGAGAATGGAAAAGGGTCTGTCTTTCTTGGAACTCAACTATATGATTATGCAATCCTACGATTTCTATTATCTATATCAGAATTATGGCTGTAATATGCAGTTTGGTGGCAACGACCAATGGTCTAATATGTTGGGCGGTACTGAACTAATTCGCCGTAAGTTAGGCAAAGATGCCTATGCAATGACTATTACACTATTAATGAATTCTGAAGGGAATAAGATGGGAAAGACTGCAAAAGGTGCTGTGTGGCTTGATCCCAATAAAACCACACCTTTTGAATTCTACCAGTATTGGCGTAATGTTGGTGATGCTGATGTTCTAAAGTGCATACGTATGCTTACCTTCTTGCCACTTGAACAGATTGATGCAATGGACAAATGGAAAGGTAGTCAACTAAATGAAGCTAAGGAAATTCTGGCGTATGAACTGACTAAGTTGATTCATGATGAAGAAGAAGCCCAAAAAGCAAAGGACGCTTCTCATGCTCTCTTTGCAGCTGGAACTGATGATTCACACATGCCAACTACTGAAATTGAAGTAGAGCATCTTGTCGATGGTGTTATAGGTATTTTGGATTTGATCACGGCGTGTAGATTAACGGCTTCTAAGAGTGAAGCAAGACGTCTGATTCAACAGGGCGGTATATTTATTAATGATGCAAAAGTTGAATCCATTGATTGTAATATTACTTCGAAACAATTGAAAAACGGTGTTAAAATACGTAAAGGAAAGAAAACTTACCATAAGGTTTTGATAAAGTAAAGAATTAATGATAAATATTATAAGGTTTAGAAAACATTGAAATATCCAATTTACTATGCTTAATATGCCGAATAGGCAATTTGCAGTTATTTTAACTGAATATAACAGACCAGTCCACGTTGTTAGCAACACATGGTTTTTTGGATGAGAAGCATACTGCGGCGAAAATATTTATTTGTTTCGCCGCCCTAAAACTGCAGATTAGCGAATATAATCCATATTTGGTTTAGTATAGTTAATAAGCATTTTTATACGAATATAGATTAATCGCCTTTGTAAGAGGGCTATTTTTGGCAAAGAATAATGTTATGTATACCTTGTTAACCTTAGAAATTTTAGAAAACACAAAATTTGGGAAACTCCCATTTATCCTAAACGTCCTTGATACATAATTGATAATTTGCCATAAACCTTCTCCAAATTTCGTATTGGCATAGTCCATTTTTTCACAGGCTCTATCTTTACAAATTATTGATTAATCTTAATAGGGATAAACGTATTCGTTTTCTGGTTTTATTGTATTTTCTACTTTGTCAGCTTTAATTGCAGGAGTTTTTTGACCTTTATAATCAATTGCCTTTATAGTACCGGTTACTTTTATCCAGCTATCTTTTTTCAGCTCAGATGCTTTTACGTATTGGCACAATAATCCCATTGGCTGTAGGTCGGCGGTACAACATGCCATCATCAGCCTTGCCGGAACAAACTCGTTTTCTCTTAATTCTTTATCCTTAAAAACAAACCCTATAATCTCAATTTTTTTGCCTTCATATTTACTCATGTTGGTGTAGATTTCCTCTATCCATTGTACAAAATTATTATCCCTTACAAAAATAGTATCGTCTTGAAGCTTTAAAGCACTGTCCGTTGTATCAGGAACTGTTTGTACAAAATCTGTTGTGGAGGAACTTTGGCTGTTGTCTGTATTTGTTAATGTAACATCGCCAAAAGCCATAGAAGTTGAGTTCATTGATTTTGCGGGAAGTGAAAATGCCATGAAGAGGGGTAACAGAAAAAACAAATATGGTGTTAAGCTGACTTTCCTTCTGGGCTTAAAAATGTCCCGGCATAGGAATAATGAAATAATAACCATTACTACGATGCAAAATTTAACATATGGC of the Ruminiclostridium papyrosolvens DSM 2782 genome contains:
- the tyrS gene encoding tyrosine--tRNA ligase, yielding MKIYDELVARGLIAQVTDEEEIRELINSGKATFYIGFDPTADSLHVGHFMALCLMKRLQMAGNKPVVLLGGGTGYIGDPSGRTDLRSMMTPETIQHNCDCFKKQMERFIEFGDDKAIMVNNADWLLKLNYIELLRDVGAHFSVNNMLRAECYKQRMEKGLSFLELNYMIMQSYDFYYLYQNYGCNMQFGGNDQWSNMLGGTELIRRKLGKDAYAMTITLLMNSEGNKMGKTAKGAVWLDPNKTTPFEFYQYWRNVGDADVLKCIRMLTFLPLEQIDAMDKWKGSQLNEAKEILAYELTKLIHDEEEAQKAKDASHALFAAGTDDSHMPTTEIEVEHLVDGVIGILDLITACRLTASKSEARRLIQQGGIFINDAKVESIDCNITSKQLKNGVKIRKGKKTYHKVLIK
- a CDS encoding TetR/AcrR family transcriptional regulator C-terminal domain-containing protein, which produces MNSKKMLAESLEKLLMKKNLDDIPVSEIVVGTSLSRKTFYRHFRDKYDLASWYFAQFYEASFGRITTGLTWEEALLHYLDIYQEKYIVLKNAYASRDVNGLRAYDISVTKKTYEKYLTIKGADINSETMRFAIDIASCGGTDMVIKWLLSGMKMEKGKLVCLLKQTLPNDILKYID
- a CDS encoding TIGR03943 family putative permease subunit encodes the protein MLISRSNRVNLDAVLKIFILLGFALFFFIIIHTGKIQLYVNPRIVPYVKFCIVVMVIISLFLCRDIFKPRRKVSLTPYLFFLLPLFMAFSLPAKSMNSTSMAFGDVTLTNTDNSQSSSTTDFVQTVPDTTDSALKLQDDTIFVRDNNFVQWIEEIYTNMSKYEGKKIEIIGFVFKDKELRENEFVPARLMMACCTADLQPMGLLCQYVKASELKKDSWIKVTGTIKAIDYKGQKTPAIKADKVENTIKPENEYVYPY
- a CDS encoding polysaccharide deacetylase family protein; the encoded protein is MKKYIATVLALTITAAVATGCGVNKYYSGNKHANSTNSTPVTTATPSKAAVATQAQADNSQKPEPIKIDYNKVKPNEAGQIMVVMFHNFVETYPKGKNEYTTTFAEFESLLDELYQKNYRLVSLEDMLNNNIDVPAGCIPMVFTFDDGTAGQFNLVEQDGQLKANPKSAVGIMEAFNSKHPDFGLKGTFYVNLGAETFKGGGTVQDRLKYLIDKGFEIGNHTKSHVSLPGVKTAAKMLEEVGGNQKLMEEYVPGYKFKAFSLPFGNASKSLKDYVIQGNYQGTEYKHNSIVLVGANPSPSPVSPKFNPFAVPRVRSTGQEKVDCDLAWWLNAMEKGSSQYVSDGNEATVVVPESKKQNVDTAKLNGKQLITY
- a CDS encoding GNAT family N-acetyltransferase; translated protein: MDIKVYEQLPEDTKYIRRNVFIEEQGFENEFDDIDDMSTHILIYESSDPVATCRLYYNDERQNYVIGRIAVLKKFRGKNYGDELIKMAEQEIVKMQGKTVHLAAQVRVSAFYKKNGYIALDEVHIDEGCMSFKARCCRCNLYSARLIWIFCF